A portion of the Nitratidesulfovibrio termitidis HI1 genome contains these proteins:
- a CDS encoding molybdopterin-binding protein → MQGHEHGLSIVPVHEAVGMMLCHDMTRIIPGVEKGPGFRKGHIIAPADIPLLLQMGKEHVYALRLGAGQLHEDDAAMRLARAVGGAGVAPEARCEGRVNLVAEHDGLLHVDVPALGRLNGLGELAVSTLHGLSAVRTGQMVAGMRVIPLIVHEQLLHQAERALDGAPVVSVLPFRHARVGMVTTGSEVFHGRIQDKFGPVVRRKFADLGSEVVRQVLVADDRDATARAIRELVDEGADMIVVTGGMSVDPDDQTPAGIRAAGARVVAYGAPVLPGSMFMLAYLGEVPVMGLPGCVMYHRASIFDLVAPRLLAGLAVTREDITALGHGGLCLGCQECRYPACPFGKGA, encoded by the coding sequence ATGCAAGGTCACGAGCACGGTCTTTCGATCGTCCCGGTCCACGAAGCCGTGGGCATGATGCTGTGTCACGACATGACGCGCATCATCCCCGGCGTCGAAAAGGGGCCGGGGTTTCGCAAGGGGCACATCATCGCCCCCGCGGACATCCCCCTCCTTCTGCAAATGGGGAAGGAGCATGTCTACGCCCTGCGCCTTGGCGCGGGCCAACTGCACGAAGACGATGCCGCCATGCGTCTGGCGCGCGCCGTCGGCGGTGCGGGCGTGGCCCCGGAAGCCAGGTGCGAGGGGCGGGTCAACCTTGTCGCCGAACACGACGGGCTGTTGCACGTCGATGTTCCCGCCCTTGGCCGCCTGAACGGCCTGGGCGAACTCGCCGTGTCCACGCTGCACGGCCTGAGCGCGGTGCGCACGGGCCAGATGGTGGCGGGCATGCGCGTCATCCCCCTCATCGTTCACGAACAACTGCTGCACCAGGCCGAACGCGCCCTTGACGGCGCGCCGGTGGTCTCCGTGCTGCCCTTCCGCCATGCCCGTGTTGGCATGGTGACCACGGGCAGCGAGGTGTTCCACGGCCGCATCCAGGACAAGTTCGGCCCGGTGGTGCGCCGCAAGTTCGCCGACCTCGGCAGCGAGGTGGTGCGCCAGGTGCTGGTGGCCGACGACCGTGACGCCACGGCACGGGCCATCCGCGAACTGGTGGACGAAGGGGCGGACATGATCGTCGTCACCGGCGGCATGTCCGTGGACCCGGACGACCAGACCCCGGCGGGCATCAGGGCCGCGGGGGCGCGCGTCGTCGCATACGGGGCTCCGGTGCTGCCGGGCTCCATGTTCATGCTGGCGTATCTCGGCGAAGTGCCCGTCATGGGGCTTCCCGGGTGTGTCATGTATCACCGGGCGTCGATATTCGACCTCGTGGCGCCCCGGCTGCTGGCCGGGCTTGCCGTCACGCGGGAGGACATCACCGCGCTCGGTCATGGCGGCCTGTGCCTCGGCTGCCAGGAATGCCGGTATCCCGCCTGCCCGTTCGGCAAGGGCGCGTAG